Proteins from a genomic interval of Solea solea chromosome 10, fSolSol10.1, whole genome shotgun sequence:
- the LOC131467361 gene encoding MICAL-like protein 2: MAAVKALQQWCRIQCDGYRDVTITNMTTSFRDGLAFCALIHKHRPDLINFDSLKKENVYDNNKLAFSVAEDELGIPALLDAEDMVALKVPDRLSILTYVSQYYNYFHGRSPIGGMGGIKRPAEPTPHEPPGKKNQPVVAKVFPSSKPARENSPPPSSNITRHFPSPKQTRNITKDVPVETPHQTGTLSNKCVSCNKHVHLVQRHLVDGKLYHRNCAKLLSTNSTASFRNSSTNSPVSKVTPLPDMTKTSTTTPAQTPSRQGPTWRMDKPSTTSNFSTNVSYSSPSRSVSGVSSPSRFSTTVSSSSPSCSASGVSSPSSLSTTVSSLSPSKPASGVSSPSSFSSTVRSLSPSRPVSRVSPPSSLSTTVSSLSPSKPASDVSSPSSFSTTVRSSSPSKPSSGVSSPSSFSTTVRSLSPSKPASGVSSTSSFSTNVRSSSPSRPVSRVSPPSSLSTTVSSLSPSKPASDVSSPSSFSTTVRSLSPSKPASGVSSPSRFSTTVSSLSPSRSASGVSSPSTFSTTVRSSSPSKPASGVSSPSSFSTTVRSSSPSRSASGVSSPSSFSTNLRSSSPSRPVSRVSPPSSLSTTVSSLSPSRSASGVSSPSTFSTTVRSSFPSKPASGVSSPSSFSTTARSSSPSRLVSRVSPPSSLSTTVSSLSPSKPASGVSSPSTFSTTVRSSFPSKPASGVSSPSSFSTTVRSSSPSRLVSGVSPPSSLSTTVSSLSPSKPSSGVSSPSTFSTNVRSSSPSRHASGVSSTSSLSTNVRSSSPSRPVSRVSPPSSLSTTVSSLSPSKPASGVSSPSSFSTTVRSSSPSRSVSGVSSPSTFSTTVSSLTPSKPASGVSSPSSFSTNVRSLSPSRPASGVTSTSSLSTNVRSSSPSRPVSRVSPPSSLSTTVSSLSPSRPASGVSSSSFSTTVSSLSPSRPASGVSSPSSFSTTVRSSSPSRPASGVSSTSKESQTASASKPTAARTACESTFATTRIIDSRPTPAPRTSTTAAKTMQSKLKFFESDSNTSNEEKKTSSINVDINKGMHTAGGKVQEVTAGQTVTVVVNFDDAGKKATSPNLNKGGDRAKAAVKGGKERLKPTDVESKKTKAEAAAFLSKKLAEENNNNNMTPSWTTVALKKTEKPSQVENPKRETPAVRGRVRLRADPSLLADLKVLDTPKSAPASVPSPVPSPVPSPVPSPVPSPAPSPTVRSKLRTRTPDRGSPKPVKASPNTSASENESPADWRSMLKPVGKETKPASPPQPAKPRGNQLSVGPSSSSSNVSKPIISITPPPSKGFQNGAGEQTANGTKTESKNVKMKQDYIPKEDILKELDNIEESLNELERRGVELEMKLRRSEEEGEDDSLMDGLMVEWFNLIRNKQVAMRRESELVYIGRTQELEEQQPSVEQELRTLMDKPERLKTSWERKREKQLMDKLVEIVNDRNAIVEGLDEDRLREEEEDQELNKMMMNFNIKKDKPKKKSSVARIFGWGNKKEG; the protein is encoded by the exons ATGGCGGCCGTGAAGGCGCTGCAGCAGTGGTGCCGGATCCAGTGCGACGGATACCGGGACGTGACCATCACCAACATGACCACGTCGTTCAGGGACGGACTGGCTTTCTGCGCCCtcatccacaaacacagacccgATCTCAT CAATTTTGATTCACTGAAGAAGGAAAATGTCtacgacaacaacaaactg GCGTTCAGCGTCGCGGAGGATGAGTTGGGAATTCCAGCTCTGTTGGACGCAGAAGACATGGTCGCTCTTAAGGTCCCCGACCGCCTCAGTATCCTGACATATGTCTCGCAGTACTACAACTACTTCCACGGACGCTCCCCGA TTGGTGGGATGGGAGGTATAAAGCGTCCGGCCGAGCCGACCCCACACGAACCGCCTGGAAAGAAGAACCAGCCAGTGGTGGCCAAAGTGTTTCCCTCATCCAAACCTGCCAGAGAGAACagccctcccccctcctccaacATCACACGGCATTTTCCTTCaccaaaacaaaccagaaaCATCACCAAG gACGTTCCAGTTGAGACACCGCATCAGACGGGCACACTGAGTAACAAATGTGTCTCCTGCAACAAGCACGTTCACCTGGTGCAGCGACATCTAGTGGACGGAAAGCTCTACCACAGGAACTGTGCAAA GTTACTGTCAACAAACTCAACTGCATCTTTTAGAAATTCTTCAACAAACAGCCCGGTCTCCAAAGTCACTCCACTACCAGACATGACGAAAACCAGCACAACCACACCTGCGCAAACACCCTCCAGACAGGGACCAACATGGCGGATGGACAAACCCAGCACCACATCTAACTTCTCCACCAACGTTTCCTATTCATCTCCTTCCAGGTCTGTTTCAGGTGTCTCTTCTCCATCTAGATTCTCCACTACCgtttcctcttcatctcctTCCTGTTCTGCTTCAGGTGTCTCTTCTCCATCTAGCTTGTCCACCACAGTTTCCTCCTTGTCCCCTTCCAAGCCTGCTTCAGGTGTATCTTCCCCTTCTAGCTTCTCTTCCACTGTTAGGTCTTTGTCTCCTTCCAGGCCGGTTTCACGTGTCTCTCCCCCATCGAGCTTGTCCACCACAGTTTCCTCTTTGTCTCCTTCCAAGCCTGCTTCAGATGTCTCGTCCCCATCTAGCTTTTCCACCACTGTTAGGTCATCGTCTCCTTCCAAGCCTTCTTCAGGTGTCTCTTCCCCTTCTAGCTTCTCTACCACTGTTAGGTCGTTGTCTCCTTCCAAGCCTGCTTCAGGTGTCTCTTCCACATCTAGCTTCTCCACCAATGTTAGGTCTTCGTCTCCTTCCAGGCCGGTTTCACGTGTCTCTCCCCCATCTAGCTTGTCCACCACAGTTTCCTCTTTGTCTCCTTCCAAGCCTGCTTCAGATGTCTCGTCCCCATCTAGCTTTTCCACCACTGTTAGGTCTTTGTCTCCTTCCAAGCCTGCTTCAGGTGTCTCTTCTCCATCTAGGTTCTCTACCActgtttcctctttgtctccCTCCAGGTCTGCTTCAGGTGTCTCTTCCCCATCTACCTTCTCCACCACTGTTAGGTCATCGTCTCCTTCCAAGCCTGCTTCAGGTGTATCTTCCCCTTCTAGCTTCTCTACCACTGTTAGGTCGTCGTCTCCTTCCAGATCTGCTTCAGGTGTATCTTCCCCATCTAGCTTCTCCACCAATCTTAGGTCTTCGTCTCCTTCCAGGCCGGTTTCACGTGTCTCTCCCCCATCTAGCTTGTCCACCActgtttcctctttgtctccCTCCAGGTCTGCTTCAGGTGTCTCTTCCCCATCTACCTTCTCCACCACTGTTAGGTCATCGTTTCCTTCCAAGCCTGCTTCAGGTGTCTCTTCCCCATCTAGCTTCTCCACCACTGCTCGGTCTTCGTCTCCTTCCAGGCTGGTTTCACGTGTCTCTCCCCCTTCTAGCTTGTCCACCACAGTTTCCTCTTTGTCTCCTTCCAAGCCTGCTTCAGGTGTCTCTTCCCCATCTACCTTCTCCACCACTGTTAGGTCATCGTTTCCTTCCAAGCCTGCTTCAGGTGTCTCTTCCCCATCTAGCTTCTCCACCACTGTTCGGTCTTCGTCTCCTTCCAGGCTGGTTTCAGGTGTCTCTCCCCCTTCTAGCTTGTCCACCACAGTTTCCTCTTTGTCTCCTTCCAAGCCTTCTTCAGGTGTCTCTTCCCCATCTACCTTCTCCACCAATGTTAGGTCTTCGTCTCCTTCCAGGCATGCTTCAGGTGTCTCTTCCACATCTAGCTTGTCCACCAATGTTAGGTCTTCATCTCCTTCCAGGCCAGTTTCACGTGTCTCTCCCCCATCTAGCTTGTCCACCACAGTTTCCTCTTTGTCTCCTTCCAAGCCTGCTTCAGGTGTCTCTTCTCCATCTAGCTTCTCTACCACTGTTAGGTCATCGTCTCCTTCCAGGTCTGTTTCTGGTGTCTCTTCCCCATCTACCTTCTCCACCACAGTTTCCTCCTTGACCCCTTCCAAGCCTGCTTCAGGTGTCTCTTCCCCATCTAGCTTCTCCACCAATGTTAGGTCTTTGTCTCCTTCCAGGCCTGCTTCAGGTGTCACTTCCACATCTAGCTTGTCCACCAATGTTAGGTCTTCGTCTCCTTCCAGGCCGGTTTCACGTGTATCTCCCCCATCTAGCTTGTCCACCACAGTTTCCTCTTTGTCTCCTTCCAGGCCTGCTTCAGGTGTCTCTTCATCTAGCTTCTCTACCActgtttcctctttgtctccTTCCAGGCCTGCTTCAGGTGTCTCTTCTCCATCTAGCTTCTCCACCACTGTTAGGTCTTCGTCTCCTTCCAGGCCTGCTTCAGGTGTCTCTTCCACCTCTAAAGAAAGTCAGACTGCTTCTGCTTCCAAACCTACTGCGGCACGGACTGCGTGCGAGTCCACCTTTGCTACAACCAGAATCATCGACAGCAGGCCAACTCCTGCACCTCGCACCTCAACCACAGCAGCCAAGACGATGCAGTCCAAGCTCAAGTTCTTCGAGTCGGACAGCAACACTAGCAATGAAGAGAAAAAGACTTCATCTATTAATGTGGACATAAATAAAGGGATGCACACTGCCGGTGGGAAGGTCCAGGAGGTTACAGCAGGTCAGACTGTGACTGTGGTTGTAAATTTTGATGATGCTGGCAAAAAGGCAACCAGCCCAAACTTGAACAAAGGTGGAGACCGAGCTAAAGCCGCTGTCAAAGGTGGGAAGGAGCGTTTGAAACCGACAGACGTTGAGAGCAAAAAAAccaaagcagaagcagcagcttttCTCTCCAAGAAACTGGCTgaggagaacaacaacaacaacatgacaccGTCATGGACGACTGTAGCACTGAAGAAAACTGAGAA ACCTTCTCAAGTTGAGAATCCCAAGAGGGAGACACCGGCTGTCAGAGGGAGAGTGAGGCTGAGGGCTGACCCGTCACTCCTCGCTGACCTGAAGGTTCTGGACACACCAAAGTCTGCTCCAGCTTCTGTTCCGAGCCCGGTTCCGAGCCCGGTTCCGAGCCCGGTTCCGAGCCCGGTTCCGAGCCCTGCTCCAAGTCCAACCGTCAGGAGCAAACTGAGAACCAGGACTCCAGACAGAGGGAGCCCGAAGCCTGTCAAAGCTTCACCCAACACCTCAG CATCAGAGAACGAGTCTCCTGCCGACTGGAGGTCGATGCTCAAACCTGTCggcaaagaaacaaa ACCGGCGAGTCCTCCACAGCCGGCTAAACCGCGGGGTAACCAGCTTTCTGTCGGGccttcctcgtcctcctctaaTGTCTCTAAGCCAATCATTTCTATCACTCCACCACCATCAAAGG gaTTTCAGAACGGTGCTGGAGAACAAACTGCAAATGGCACCAAGACGGAGTCAAAGAATGTGAAG ATGAAGCAGGACTACATTCCCAAAGAAGACATCCTAAAGGAACTTGACAACATCGAAGAGAGCTTGAATGAgttggagaggagaggagtggagcTGGAGATGAAACTCCGCCGCAGCGAAGAAG agggtGAAGATGACTCTCTCATGGATGGGCTCATGGTCGAGTGGTTCAACTTGATCAGGAACAAGCAGGTGGCCATGCGCCGGGAGTCTGAACTGGTTTACAT AGGGAGAACTCAGGaactggaggagcagcagcccAGTGTGGAGCAGGAGCTCAGGACACTGATGGATAAACCAG agcgtCTGAAAACATCCTgggaaagaaaaagggaaaagcaGCTGATGGACAAACTGGTGGAGATCGTCAACGACAGGAACGCCATCGTGGAAGGTCTGGACGAGGACAGGCTCAG ggaggaagaggaggaccaGGAGCTAAAcaagatgatgatgaatttca ATATAAAGAAagacaaaccaaagaaaaagtCATCGGTGGCCAGAATCTTTGGCTGGGGAAACAAGAAGGAGGGATGA